The following proteins are encoded in a genomic region of Curtobacterium sp. TC1:
- a CDS encoding ParA family protein: protein MSLTIDRSSLQRVVAVINNKGGVGKTTLCANIGGILAEAGWRVLVIELDPQGNLGLDLSYRYADGDDKGSGLSKAVLFGDHLQPLKEVRPNLDVLPGGEHIEILDKGISPRMSQSGTEGTAARLSLATSLSVIADDYDLILLDCPPNIDSIQMLAVAAARYILIPAKADDASIDGLRLTARRLDKVVDINPDVDLLGVVNFDSSTSETKVRQEFADDVVEALESEEARKFIFTSYVRHSGATAKAARKKRVLVHELEKSVQKQEKWYEALRRGAKHISAGPQAAGNVADSLYAVTQELTARLTEAEADAAEEANV, encoded by the coding sequence ATGTCACTCACCATTGACCGATCTTCCCTTCAGCGAGTCGTAGCCGTCATCAACAACAAGGGCGGCGTCGGCAAGACCACCCTCTGCGCCAACATCGGCGGGATTCTGGCCGAGGCAGGTTGGCGAGTCCTCGTCATCGAACTGGACCCGCAGGGGAACCTCGGCCTCGACCTCAGCTACAGGTACGCAGATGGCGACGACAAGGGCTCTGGTCTGTCGAAGGCCGTCCTCTTCGGCGATCACCTTCAGCCCCTGAAGGAGGTGCGCCCGAACCTCGACGTACTCCCGGGAGGGGAGCACATCGAGATCCTCGACAAGGGCATCAGCCCTCGGATGAGCCAGTCCGGCACCGAAGGCACCGCAGCACGCCTCAGCCTTGCCACGTCTCTGTCTGTCATCGCCGACGACTACGACCTGATCTTGCTCGACTGCCCGCCGAACATCGACAGCATCCAGATGCTTGCTGTCGCGGCCGCTCGTTACATCCTCATCCCAGCGAAGGCTGACGATGCGAGCATCGATGGTCTCCGACTGACCGCTCGGCGCCTCGACAAGGTCGTGGATATCAACCCCGACGTGGACCTCCTCGGCGTGGTGAACTTCGACTCGAGTACGTCTGAGACGAAGGTGCGGCAGGAGTTCGCCGACGACGTTGTCGAGGCCCTGGAAAGCGAAGAAGCTCGGAAGTTCATCTTCACCAGCTACGTCCGCCACTCAGGCGCAACCGCGAAGGCCGCGAGGAAAAAGCGAGTCCTCGTCCACGAGCTCGAGAAAAGTGTCCAGAAGCAGGAAAAGTGGTACGAGGCTCTGCGCCGCGGGGCTAAGCACATTTCCGCTGGCCCTCAGGCTGCCGGCAACGTTGCAGACAGCCTGTACGCAGTGACCCAGGAGCTCACCGCTCGACTCACCGAGGCTGAGGCTGACGCGGCGGAGGAAGCGAATGTCTGA
- a CDS encoding replication protein RepA: MTDTLATEITLIDVPADAPILIDETTARLVNYAANLEGGEEDAMDIGYSARIWAQVSLPYRNPGNIPYWERRNGSVSLMMQPALLLDAQTGERTPAYPYGVLPRQAMNWMATEAVLTQSKQLELGRSMKAFMEKIGLAHGGRDAKRVADGLKRLFGANLSVEGLEIRPDGHGEAIEYFRIADSVRLWFGKDDVEDNEGLWQSTVTLSERFYDSIVSSPVPIDLNAMKAMGKSAMRMDIYLWLTYRMFYLRKPTRIKWNDLNLQFGAQYTQPHKFKAAFEGHLRAIKIIYPEARVEPTSEYLILRPSPPHVEPTKPRREVGA, translated from the coding sequence ATGACCGACACCCTCGCAACCGAGATCACACTGATCGACGTGCCGGCCGACGCGCCAATCCTCATCGACGAGACAACGGCGCGGCTAGTGAACTACGCGGCGAACCTCGAGGGTGGCGAAGAGGACGCCATGGACATCGGGTACTCGGCGCGCATCTGGGCGCAGGTCTCGCTGCCCTACCGCAACCCCGGCAACATCCCATACTGGGAGCGTCGCAACGGGTCCGTCTCGCTGATGATGCAGCCGGCGTTGCTGCTGGACGCACAGACCGGAGAGCGGACACCTGCTTACCCATACGGTGTCCTGCCGCGCCAGGCCATGAACTGGATGGCAACAGAAGCGGTGCTGACGCAGAGCAAGCAGCTCGAGCTCGGCCGTTCCATGAAAGCGTTCATGGAGAAGATCGGCCTCGCACACGGTGGACGGGACGCGAAGCGGGTCGCGGACGGCCTGAAGCGGCTCTTCGGCGCGAACCTCAGTGTCGAGGGTCTCGAGATCCGCCCGGACGGTCACGGGGAAGCCATTGAGTACTTCCGCATCGCTGACAGCGTCCGTCTGTGGTTCGGCAAGGACGACGTCGAGGACAACGAAGGGCTCTGGCAGTCCACGGTGACCCTCTCCGAGCGGTTCTACGACTCCATCGTTTCCTCGCCGGTCCCCATCGACCTGAACGCGATGAAGGCGATGGGGAAGTCAGCGATGCGCATGGACATCTACCTGTGGCTCACGTACCGCATGTTCTACCTGCGTAAGCCCACCCGCATCAAGTGGAACGACCTCAACCTGCAGTTCGGCGCGCAGTACACGCAGCCCCACAAGTTCAAGGCGGCGTTCGAGGGTCACCTGCGGGCCATCAAGATCATCTACCCAGAAGCACGGGTCGAACCGACGTCCGAGTACCTCATCCTCCGGCCGTCTCCGCCCCATGTGGAGCCGACGAAGCCTCGACGCGAGGTCGGAGCCTAA
- a CDS encoding tyrosine-type recombinase/integrase, whose product MHSAGAARRRGHVNEDVGVEAAAVDPATVLAQRGVRDRAASAEQRAAAERSRTAFARLRMAAGEGNPVDRGNVVVQADASPQVFAEASLSLNTVRAYRSDLRQFARWRAGFLDHEISEAHELEQMSTAPVDPAEVAAFLADKANAVLPDRGQRYAPATISRYVAAIDWEHTRRGHTPPGSTPIVRDVLKGIRRTRSVPVRRAKPMTLQTLQTTLLTIDVTDLQAGALATRDHALLLFGFVGAFRESELTALTVADLRLVDGEGVYARVRRSKTDQDGLGRIKVLQQGANPVTCASCAFVRLSRLMAAQDARGEVGLFAALTDASLAVHVCTDGLGPDRLPPSMPFFRAVSKWGLFRDTGISPTTVGKAVARRARAAGLGEEGWSGHSLRAGFVTEARNAGATDVEIMNQTHHTNAATLQIYDREYTPLVRNAVTRMRL is encoded by the coding sequence GTGCACAGTGCCGGCGCCGCCAGGAGAAGAGGCCACGTGAACGAGGACGTAGGAGTCGAGGCTGCCGCTGTGGATCCCGCGACGGTCCTCGCGCAGCGTGGTGTGCGCGACCGGGCTGCGTCAGCGGAGCAGCGTGCGGCGGCGGAGCGGTCCCGGACGGCATTCGCGCGGCTTCGCATGGCAGCGGGGGAGGGGAACCCGGTTGATCGAGGCAACGTGGTGGTTCAGGCGGACGCGTCGCCGCAGGTGTTCGCTGAGGCGTCCCTGTCGCTGAACACGGTCCGTGCGTACCGGTCGGACCTGCGCCAGTTCGCCCGGTGGCGCGCCGGCTTCCTCGACCACGAGATCTCCGAGGCGCACGAGCTCGAGCAGATGTCGACGGCGCCGGTCGACCCTGCCGAGGTCGCAGCGTTCCTCGCGGACAAGGCCAATGCTGTTCTGCCGGATCGTGGGCAGCGGTATGCGCCGGCGACGATCAGCCGCTACGTCGCCGCGATCGACTGGGAACACACCCGCCGCGGCCACACCCCACCCGGCTCCACCCCGATCGTCCGCGACGTCCTCAAGGGGATCCGCCGGACCCGGTCAGTGCCGGTCCGGCGCGCGAAGCCGATGACGTTGCAGACCCTGCAGACGACCCTGCTGACGATCGACGTCACCGACCTCCAAGCCGGGGCATTGGCGACCCGGGATCACGCGTTGCTGCTGTTCGGGTTCGTCGGTGCGTTCCGCGAGTCCGAGCTCACCGCACTCACCGTCGCCGATCTCCGCCTCGTCGATGGCGAGGGCGTCTACGCGCGAGTGCGGCGGTCGAAGACGGACCAGGACGGGCTCGGCCGGATCAAGGTGCTGCAGCAGGGGGCGAATCCGGTCACGTGCGCTTCGTGCGCGTTCGTTCGACTCTCCCGGTTGATGGCCGCGCAGGATGCTCGTGGGGAAGTGGGCCTCTTCGCTGCGCTGACCGATGCGTCGCTCGCCGTGCACGTCTGCACGGACGGGCTCGGGCCGGACCGGTTGCCGCCGTCGATGCCGTTCTTCCGCGCAGTGTCGAAGTGGGGTCTGTTCCGGGACACCGGCATCAGCCCGACAACGGTCGGGAAAGCCGTCGCGCGCCGTGCGCGAGCGGCGGGGTTGGGGGAGGAGGGGTGGTCCGGGCACTCGCTCCGTGCCGGGTTCGTCACCGAGGCGCGGAACGCGGGCGCGACGGATGTGGAGATCATGAACCAGACCCACCACACCAACGCCGCCACCCTGCAGATCTACGACCGCGAGTACACGCCCCTGGTCCGCAACGCCGTCACCCGGATGCGCTTGTGA
- a CDS encoding NADPH-dependent FMN reductase: protein MISLRLPVISCSLDPASISRRLAERSATLLTVAGHQSEVIDLAAVDLPPFDNDRVFDSESIRALHALIREADGVVLAFPIYNWAPSSTVKSLIEATGATGNGRRAAWFDKVITFVCAAGLPHSYMATAALGQSLMLDFKCVVNPYAAYFSERDWDVESLTAERAARLEKTMTVHAELATLLQGRTYSSDWEV from the coding sequence GTGATCTCTCTGCGTTTGCCGGTCATCTCCTGCAGTCTCGACCCGGCCAGCATCAGTCGCCGTCTTGCCGAGCGGTCGGCCACGCTGCTCACCGTGGCTGGACACCAATCGGAGGTCATAGATCTCGCAGCAGTTGACCTGCCGCCATTCGACAACGACCGAGTCTTCGACAGTGAGTCGATCCGCGCCCTCCACGCTCTCATCCGTGAGGCTGACGGAGTGGTGTTGGCGTTCCCGATCTACAACTGGGCGCCGTCCTCGACCGTCAAGTCGCTGATTGAGGCCACGGGCGCAACCGGAAACGGGCGTCGTGCGGCGTGGTTCGACAAGGTGATCACGTTCGTGTGTGCCGCGGGCCTGCCGCACAGTTACATGGCGACCGCGGCGCTCGGCCAATCCCTGATGCTCGACTTCAAGTGCGTCGTGAACCCGTACGCGGCGTACTTCTCGGAACGAGACTGGGACGTGGAGTCGCTGACCGCTGAACGAGCCGCTCGGCTGGAGAAGACCATGACGGTGCACGCCGAACTCGCGACTTTGCTCCAGGGGCGAACGTACTCGTCGGACTGGGAAGTCTGA